The following DNA comes from Novipirellula caenicola.
ATTCGACGCGCGATTGGTGTTAGCGGATTCTTGTTGCCAATCATACTAGGCCCCGTCGGTTGGCTGTTTTTTGGAATCGATTTTCAAGACAACATCAGCAGCTATTATCACACAGCGCTGCGTGACATCTTCGTCGGCACGATGTGTTCGATCGGAGTCTTCTTGTTCTGTTATCGGGGGTACGACCGGATCGAAAGCTGGACTGCGAATCTAGGCTGCGTTTCCGCATTGGGTGTTGCGTTGTTTCCGTTGGACCCCAACAGTGACCCGCTGTATCAGAAGTCGTTGATCGGTTACTTGCATTCGATCAGCGGCGGGGTGTTCTTTTTGACACTAGCCACTTATTCGCTGTTTCATTTCCCGAGTTCTAAAAAGACCAACCGCGAAATCGAGCCGCATGAAGCCGAGCGGAATTTTGTTTACCGGGCCAGCGGGATTGTGATCTTGTTGAGCATGGCTGCGATGGGAGGCTATCTGTTCCTGATTTCGCCGCAGTGGAAACAGACATTGAACGAATACAACTTTTTGTTTTGGATGGAATGGATTGCGGTTTGGGCATTTGCCTCGGCGTGGTTAACCAAGGGGCGAACGATCATCGCCGACATCGCTGTGGATTTGATGGCGATCCCTCACCAATTGTTGATGAAACGCGCCAAGTAAATCGCAATCGTCAACATCCGACGGTTCGCTGGCGTAAAATGAATTGGTTGTCTTTGATATCTCGCTATATTCGAATCAAGAGTCCGATCCGATGAACCCGCAGACCAACCCGCTGATGAAGTCGCCAGTCAATCCCATGCTGGATCGTCGCCAATTTGCGATCGGCAGCGCCGCGTTTCTAGGCGGATGGCTGATGCCGGGGACGCCGTCTTTGTTTGCCGAAGAACCGAGTCTGCAGCAGAAACGGCTGGTTTTGTTGGGGCTGAACGCGTTGGCGCGAGCGCCCGAGATGAATTATTTTGCCGATGGACATCGAGGGGCTGCGATGATCTCGGCACACATGATGTGTGTTAACAATGATCTCGATGACGCGGCCGCCACTCGGATTGTCCAGTTGTTTGATCGAAATTGGGCGCCAACAAAGTTGTGCGAGCCGTTCCCGGAAGGCGATCCTGTGCCTGACGCGGCCCAGCAAGTAGGCAAGGCACTTGCCGAAAACAGCGGGGTGCTGCGCGAGGTGGGCCACGATGCAATTTTTGCAATGCATGCGATCAAGGCGTTTCGTATGCTGCCCGAAGCGGCGACACCGCAGCGAGTCGAAGGCGTCTGCAATCTGATTCGTGCGTTCAAACCGTGGCGAGATGTCGAACCCGACGAGGATATCGATCCGCCCCCGTTCACCGATTCGGTCGCCGCCTCAAAATTTGTGTTGCAGGAAGCAAGTGACGCCATCGATCGCTTTGTCGGATTCGGACAAGGCTTCGCCGGACACATGTTGACGTTCGGCCAATCGCTTATCGAGATGGCTGCGATGGGCGACGCCGAGTGGGCCGAAAGCTGCCGTGTCGCGTTTCGAAAATACGTGACCGTGACGCGGCAAGGTCCCGATTCGACCAGCCGCAAAATTGCCGATCATAAACTTAGCGACCTGCGACCCAACCAGGCTCGCTATTGGCAACAGCGAGGGGACAAATCGCTCGGTATCGGTCATGTCTTCAAATACCCCTACGCCTACTACGACCTGCTAGCGAGGGCCAACGACCCGGAGCTCGCGAAAACGCTCGATGCCAAAGCCTATCAGTTGTTTTAAGTGGGCGGCCCATCTGCTTCTGTAGATGGGGGGATCGTGGGGGCTTCCTAGATGCGGTTTGTCAACGCATTTGCGTTTTGTAGCGACGCTCGCCACAGCGCTGGTACGCGTGGCTGGTCACCGTGCAAATGCGGATCACCACCTTCTGGCGAAGGTAGCTACGAGAGAATTATTACCGCATCCGCTGTCCGCTGTGGCTCAGTCGGCGATGTCGCAAATCGTTAAAGGGTTGACGCAAATTGTCCTCGACACAAGCCGTTTTTACGCCATAATAGGTGTCCTGCCTTGCTTGCAAGGTCCCGCCGTATCCATTCCCGCCCACCCGTGACGCAATTCATTTGACATGAGTTCATCCATGTTGTCTGCACCCCTTTGCCGCCTTGGATCATCGCCGATGCAAATGTTGGTTTCCACCGCTCGTTTGATTCTGGTCGTCGGGGGGCTAGGTATCACTGCGATCTCTATTCAGGCAGCGGATCCGTCAACCGCACAGTCTGAACCTTCTGCGGAACATTTAGAGTTCTTTGAGAAAGAGGTTCGCCCGTTGTTGGCCGAGCATTGTTACTCGTGTCACAGCGCGTCGGCTGAGAAGCTGCAAGCGGGATTGCGAGTTGACACGCGAGCGGGATTGATCGAGGGGGGGGACTCCGGTGCATCGGTCGAACCTGGCGATCCTGAGGCCAGTCTGTTTATGGAAGCGGTTCGCTACGAATCATACGAGATGCCGCCCAAGGGAAAACTTAGCGACGAACAGATCGCAACGTTTGAAAAATGGATCCAACTCGGCGCTCCTTGGCCTCTCGAAGAGGCCCCCGAGACAACGGCGGCGGCACCCGCTTTTGATTTGCAGCAGCGTAAAAAAGATCACTGGGTTTGGCAGCCTGTGCAATCGCCACCGCTGCCGGCGGTTCAAGACCGAGCGTGGCCCAAAGCAGAGCTCGATCATTTTATTCTGTCGCAACTTGAACAGAACGATTTGCAGCCGGCCGAGGATGCCGAACGAGCGGCGATCTTGCGACGTTTGTACTTTGACTTGATTGGATTGCCGCCCACGCCTGGACAAACCGCCAAATTTCTAAATGACCCTTCCCCGGACGCAGTCTCACGCTTGGTCGACGATCTCTTGGAATCGCCTGAGTTTGGCGAGCGTTGGGGGCGGCATTGGTTGGACTTGGTGCGGTACGCCGAATCACGAGGACACGAATTCGACGACGATGCGTTGAATGCGTTCCAGTATCGTGACTACGTCATTCGCGCGTTCAATGCCGATGTGCCGTACGATCAACTTGTCCGCGAACATATCGCCGGCGACCTGTTGCCGCAGCCGCGGTTGAATCCCGATGACGGTTACAACGAATCGATCCTGGGAACCGGTTTCTGGTTCCTTGGCGAATGGGTGCATTCGCCGGTCGATATCCGCAAAGACGAAGCGGATCGCTTTGACAACATGGTCGACGTGATGTCAAAAACGTTTTTGGGCGTGACCGTTTCTTGTGCACGCTGCCACGATCACAAATTTGACGCGATTTCGACAGCCGATTACTACTCGTTGACCGGATTTCTGCAGAGCAGCGATTATCGGCAGGTGCGTTTTGAGTCGTTGGAACACAACCGTCGTGTGGCCGAGCGGCTTGCCAAAGTCGACGAAGCCTATCGCCAACGAGTCAGCGGGTTGGTCCGTCAATATGGCGGCAAGCTGCCTGAACCCGTCGCGTTGCCAGCGGCGATCACCGACCTGCTTGTGATGGATTACCAGACGTTGCCTCGCGAGCAATTCATGCAGGACGGTTTTATTTTCGGCGATTCTCCGCGACGCGCCGGTGATGCTTATTTGGATGTCAGCGAGGCCGAGCCAACGATTCGAGTGGCATCCCATGGATCGGCCATTAGCGATCCGCTGTGGAATGGGCTGCAATCACTGCGCGAAACCGGAATGCAGAATCGCAGCAAGCTGAAGAATCTGCCTCGTAGTGGCCGAACCCTGCGAACCCCGACGTTTGAGTTGACCGGCGAACGAGTCGTTTGCAAAGTTCGCGGCGAAGGGCACGTCGTGGTGTGTGTTGATTCGCATCGGTTGATCGCGGGGCCACTGCACGGCGAAACGGTGCAAGCGATTCCCAAAAATGCGACGTCCGTGGAATTGAATCTGGGGCGTTACCTCGGCCACCGATTGCATCTGGAATTCACCCCTAAAAACGACCAACAACTCGAAGTGCAGTGGGTCATCCAAGGATCCGCCGAGCAGATCAAACAGGCCAAGCAAGACGCCGCGTCTGCGTTTCGCAATCGGGATAACGCAAGCGAGATTGAAATCGCTGGCGACGGGGCTGCGGATGCCGGCTTGGGGGCGAAACAAGAGCTTGCCGAACAATTGCAACAGATTGCGATCGCATGGGCGGACGAGCGTGAGCTACTACGCTCGCAAATCATGAAACCGTCGCATACCGCAATGGCAATGATGGACGGCAGCGGTGAAGATGCCGAGATATTCATTCGCGGCAATGCGTCCAAACCCGGCGATATTGAGCCGCGTCATTTTCTGACGGCATTGGCCGGGAATCACCCTATGGAAATCAAATCGGGCAGCGGACGACTCGAATTGGCGCAACAGATCAACGATCCGACTAACCCGCTGACCCCGCGTGTGATCGTCAATCGCATTTGGCATTACTTGATGGGACGCGGCATCGTGCCGACTACCGACGACTTTGGTGTGCTTGGGCAAAGACCCACTCACCCTGAACTTCTTGATCATTTGGCGACTCGTTTTCATGACGAGGGCCGAAGCATCAAGCGAATGATCCGTTACATTGTGTTGTCGCGGACTTATCAAATGTCCAGCCGAGTCAGTCCGGTCGCCGCCGAGGCTGATCCGAAAAACTTGTTGTGGCACCATCGCCCGCCCAAGCGGCTCGAGGGAGAAGCGATCCGTGACACGTTGTTGGCGTTGTCCGGGCGATTGGATAAGACGATGTATGGCGAACCGGTTCCCATTCAATTGACGTCGTTTATGGATGGTCGAGGACGGCCGAAGGTCAGCGGTCCGATCGACGGCGATGGACGGCGGTCGATCTATATCGCCGTGCGTCGAAACTTCCTTTCGCCTTTCATGTTGACTTTTGACACGCCGGTTCCTTTCAGCACGATGGGACGCCGAAACGTGTCCAACGTGCCCGCGCAATCGTTGATTCTGATGAACGATCCGTTTGTCGTGCAGCAAGCCCGGCAGTGGGCCGAGAGGGTGATCGAAGATTTTTCGGATCCGCGTGACCGTATCAACTGGATGTACGAATCCGCATTTGCACGACAGCCGACTTCACAAGAGATCGCGGTGGCCCAAGCCTATTTGGCGGCCGATCACGGTGATTCCGAATTGGATGCGTGGGCCGATTTTGCTCACGCACTGATCAATACCAAGGAGTTTATTTTCCTGCGATGACACATCATTTCACCTATCCCTGCGAACGTTATCGATCGGGCCCCACTTCGCGACGCGAGATGTTGACGCGGTGTGGCAGCGGTTTTGCTGCCTTGGCTCTCGCCGCACTAGGGCAAGACAACGCGTTTGCCGTCAGCGGAACCTCGCCCGATCTCGGCTTCGCTGGACACGGTCCGCATCATCAAGTTCGTGCCAAAAATGTGATCTTCTTGTACATGGACGGCGGCCCTTCACAGATCGATACCTTCGATCCGAAGCCAATGCTAGACAAATACGATGGGCAAGATCCCGGCAAACTGTTTAGCGTCGAGCCGACTCAGTTCAATAACAACGGCAACGTCTTGGCGAGCCCGTGGAAGTTCAAGCAGTACGGCGAATCTGGTATCCCGGTCAGCGACTTGTTTCCGCACGTGGCAACGTGTGTCGACGAGTTGGCGGTGATGCGGTCGATGGTATCAGAGTTTCCTGAGCATACGTTTGCAAATTACTTTCTGCATACCGGCAGCGGGTTGCAGGGGCGACCGAGCATGGGCGCTTGGGTGAATTATGGATTGGGCAGCGAGTCCCAGAATTTGCCCGGATTTGTGGTCATCAATGGCGGGCTGATTCCGCCCGGCGGACTCGATTGTTTTGGTAGCGGATTTCTGCCCGCCACCTACCAAGGCTCGGTGTTCAAACCATCGGGGTCGGGCGTGGCGAACATCCTACGCACCGAACCGAGCGACAAACGACAACGTGAAAAATTAGACTTCGTTCGCCAATTGGACGGCTTTGCCAAGCAGAATTTTGGGCAGCATGACAGTCTCGAATCGGCGATTCAAAACTATGAACTCGCTTATGCGATGCAGATGGCCGTACCCGAGGTGATGTCGCTTAAGGACGAACCGGCTTGGATCCAGCAGATGTACGGTATGGAATCGGAATACGAGCCAACGCGAACCTATGCGGCTCAGTGTTTGATCGCTCGACGTATGATCGAAAGTGGGGTGAGATTTATCGAGTTGACTTGCCCCAAAGTCGGAGGCGATCGCTGGGACCAGCACTCGAACCTGAAGGCGGGGCACGAAAACAATGCTCGCGCCGTCGACCAACCAATCGCCGCTTTACTAAAAGACCTTCGCCAGCGTGGGATGCTCGATGAGACGTTGGTGGTGTGGGCGGGGGAATTCGGACGAACTCCGTTTGCACAAGGTGCCAATGGTCGCGATCACAATCAATTTGGCTTCACCGTTTGGATGGCCGGAGGCGGAGTGAAACCGGGCATCGTCTACGGGGCGACGGACGAATGGGGATACAAGGCGATCGAGAACCGAGCCGAGATTCATGATCTGCATGCCACGATGTTGCATTTAATGGGAGTCGATCATACTCGCAGCACTTTCCGTTTTGGCGGTCGCGACATGCGATTGACCGATGTCAAAGGCCATGTGATCCACGACGTTATCGCTTAAAACGCTTGGGTGCACGACCGGCGTGGTTTCACATTACAATTGGGAGGCGATCCGTATCGGATCCAACACCTGCCTCTCCCCACCTCCCAATTGTATGGCTCTATGAGAAACACCCTGTTTATTTTTGTCGTCACGTTATGCTTTGCGGCGATCGGATCATCGTCCCCTGCCGCAGACCGCCCGAATGTCGTCTTGTTTTTGGCCGATGATATCTCTCAGGAAGATCTCGGCTGCTATGGGCATCCAACGATTCAAACTCCGCATATTGATGCGTTGGCGTCCGGCGGGCTGCGTTTTGACAATGCTTATCTGACAACAAGCAGCTGCAGTCCGAGTCGCTGCAGCATCATTACCGGCCGCTATCCGCATAATACCGGTGCACCCGAGTTGCATACCGAACTGCCGGCTGGATCGGTGTTGTTTCCGCAGTTGCTAAAAGACGCTGGCTATTACACGGTGTTGTCGGGCAAACACCACATGGGCAAAAATGCTAATGTCGCGTTTAGTAAGATTTCCAAAGGTAAAGGACCCGGCAAAGAAGAAGACTGGGTACAGATCCTCGAAAAACGACCTCAGGACAAACCGTTCTTCTGTTGGTATGCGTCGACTGATGCGCATCGCGATTGGGCGATCAATGATGACGCGCCAAAGTACGATCCTGCGGACGTGGTCGTGCCACCCTATTTGGTCGATAGCGAGAAGACGCGTGAGGACCTGGCCAGCTATTACCACGAAGTTAGCCGTTTTGACCACTACGTCGGTCAAGTCGTTGCCGAGCTGAAACGTCAACAGGTGTTTGATGACACGTTGGTGATCGTGATGGCCGACAACGGACGTCCCTTTCCGCGTTGCAAAACACGGTTGTACGACAGCGGCATCAAAACCCCGTTCGTCGTGCATTACCCAAACTCGGTGAAAAACGGCGTCACCGATAGCTTCGTCAGTTCAATCGACATTGCGGCAACCGTGCTGGATCTGGCCAGAGTTGAAAAGGACGAACGGATTCAAGGCGTTAGTTTCGCTCCGATTCTAAAAGATGCATCGGCGAGCGTCCGCGACGTTGTCTTTGCGGAACACAATTGGCATGTTTACCGCAATCACGAACGACTCGTTCGTTTCGGTGACTGGTTGTACATTCGCAACAATTTCCCCGACCAAGCCAACCTTTGTGTCGAAGCTTATTTGGGGGGCGCTGGCGAGGATTTGTGGGCAGCCAAAGAGGCCAATCAATTGAGCGATCCGCAGCAGAACGTGTTCTTGAACCCGTGTCCGGCCGAAGAGCTTTACCATGTGGGCAAAGACGTCCATCAGTTGAAGAATCTTGCCGCAAATCCCGAGACGCAACAAGTTCTGGAGAAAGCACGTGGGTTGTTAACGAAGTGGACCGAGCAGACCGGCGATACGATCCCCGAGAACCCCACCCCCGATCGTGATGCACCGCCAGGATCACCAAAGAAAGATCGCAAGGCGTTCCAGTACGGCGAGATGCCCGGAGAATCCTCGGGAGCCACGAACATCAATCACCCCGGCCCACTCCAGCTTCCGTAACGAATACATTCGTAGCGGAACTCGTCAAGAGTTTCGGCCGGTGTCACGATCCAAACCTGCGATGCGAGCTTTGTAATGTGGGGTAAACTATCGGAAGTCGGCCTCGGCCCAGACCAACGGGCTGGGGGCGAGTTTTTCTCGTCAAACGAAAACACCATCGCGACGCATTGGTGCGTGACGATGGTGTATGGAAATCAGAAACGCCAGCGCGGTGGCAGCTGGCGTTTTATCAGCACGCGTGCTTAGGCCGCTTTGCGAGTCACTTTGGGAGTGCTGTTTTTAGCGACCTTCGCTGCTTTTTCAGCAACAGGCTTCACTGCAGCAGGTTTCTTTGCGGCAGCAGGTTTCTTTGCGGCGGTTGTTGCTTTCGCAACCGGGCTCTTCTTGGCAACCGGCGACTTTTTGGCAACCGAAGTTTTCTTTTCGGTCGACGGAGTCACTGCAACAGCGGTGACCTGTGCAACCGAAGGAGTCTTGCTCGTGGCGGGCGTTTTTGCAACCGATGGTGTCTTAGCGAC
Coding sequences within:
- a CDS encoding DUF1501 domain-containing protein; translated protein: MLTRCGSGFAALALAALGQDNAFAVSGTSPDLGFAGHGPHHQVRAKNVIFLYMDGGPSQIDTFDPKPMLDKYDGQDPGKLFSVEPTQFNNNGNVLASPWKFKQYGESGIPVSDLFPHVATCVDELAVMRSMVSEFPEHTFANYFLHTGSGLQGRPSMGAWVNYGLGSESQNLPGFVVINGGLIPPGGLDCFGSGFLPATYQGSVFKPSGSGVANILRTEPSDKRQREKLDFVRQLDGFAKQNFGQHDSLESAIQNYELAYAMQMAVPEVMSLKDEPAWIQQMYGMESEYEPTRTYAAQCLIARRMIESGVRFIELTCPKVGGDRWDQHSNLKAGHENNARAVDQPIAALLKDLRQRGMLDETLVVWAGEFGRTPFAQGANGRDHNQFGFTVWMAGGGVKPGIVYGATDEWGYKAIENRAEIHDLHATMLHLMGVDHTRSTFRFGGRDMRLTDVKGHVIHDVIA
- a CDS encoding sulfatase; this encodes MRNTLFIFVVTLCFAAIGSSSPAADRPNVVLFLADDISQEDLGCYGHPTIQTPHIDALASGGLRFDNAYLTTSSCSPSRCSIITGRYPHNTGAPELHTELPAGSVLFPQLLKDAGYYTVLSGKHHMGKNANVAFSKISKGKGPGKEEDWVQILEKRPQDKPFFCWYASTDAHRDWAINDDAPKYDPADVVVPPYLVDSEKTREDLASYYHEVSRFDHYVGQVVAELKRQQVFDDTLVIVMADNGRPFPRCKTRLYDSGIKTPFVVHYPNSVKNGVTDSFVSSIDIAATVLDLARVEKDERIQGVSFAPILKDASASVRDVVFAEHNWHVYRNHERLVRFGDWLYIRNNFPDQANLCVEAYLGGAGEDLWAAKEANQLSDPQQNVFLNPCPAEELYHVGKDVHQLKNLAANPETQQVLEKARGLLTKWTEQTGDTIPENPTPDRDAPPGSPKKDRKAFQYGEMPGESSGATNINHPGPLQLP
- a CDS encoding PSD1 and planctomycete cytochrome C domain-containing protein yields the protein MLSAPLCRLGSSPMQMLVSTARLILVVGGLGITAISIQAADPSTAQSEPSAEHLEFFEKEVRPLLAEHCYSCHSASAEKLQAGLRVDTRAGLIEGGDSGASVEPGDPEASLFMEAVRYESYEMPPKGKLSDEQIATFEKWIQLGAPWPLEEAPETTAAAPAFDLQQRKKDHWVWQPVQSPPLPAVQDRAWPKAELDHFILSQLEQNDLQPAEDAERAAILRRLYFDLIGLPPTPGQTAKFLNDPSPDAVSRLVDDLLESPEFGERWGRHWLDLVRYAESRGHEFDDDALNAFQYRDYVIRAFNADVPYDQLVREHIAGDLLPQPRLNPDDGYNESILGTGFWFLGEWVHSPVDIRKDEADRFDNMVDVMSKTFLGVTVSCARCHDHKFDAISTADYYSLTGFLQSSDYRQVRFESLEHNRRVAERLAKVDEAYRQRVSGLVRQYGGKLPEPVALPAAITDLLVMDYQTLPREQFMQDGFIFGDSPRRAGDAYLDVSEAEPTIRVASHGSAISDPLWNGLQSLRETGMQNRSKLKNLPRSGRTLRTPTFELTGERVVCKVRGEGHVVVCVDSHRLIAGPLHGETVQAIPKNATSVELNLGRYLGHRLHLEFTPKNDQQLEVQWVIQGSAEQIKQAKQDAASAFRNRDNASEIEIAGDGAADAGLGAKQELAEQLQQIAIAWADERELLRSQIMKPSHTAMAMMDGSGEDAEIFIRGNASKPGDIEPRHFLTALAGNHPMEIKSGSGRLELAQQINDPTNPLTPRVIVNRIWHYLMGRGIVPTTDDFGVLGQRPTHPELLDHLATRFHDEGRSIKRMIRYIVLSRTYQMSSRVSPVAAEADPKNLLWHHRPPKRLEGEAIRDTLLALSGRLDKTMYGEPVPIQLTSFMDGRGRPKVSGPIDGDGRRSIYIAVRRNFLSPFMLTFDTPVPFSTMGRRNVSNVPAQSLILMNDPFVVQQARQWAERVIEDFSDPRDRINWMYESAFARQPTSQEIAVAQAYLAADHGDSELDAWADFAHALINTKEFIFLR